The following coding sequences are from one Roseburia hominis A2-183 window:
- the yihA gene encoding ribosome biogenesis GTP-binding protein YihA/YsxC: MVIKNVNLEIVCGITSKIPDTAYNEVAFAGKSNVGKSSLINALMNRKALARTSAQPGKTQTINFYNINDAMYLVDLPGYGYAKASEEVKAKWGKMIENYLHTSKRLKAVFLLIDIRHDPSANDRMMYEWMVYQGFAPIIIATKLDKIKRSQIQKNVKAIREGLGVQPGTMIIPFSAETKQGREEIWELIDSLVLPQDE; encoded by the coding sequence ATGGTCATCAAAAATGTAAATCTTGAAATTGTCTGCGGAATTACGAGCAAGATACCGGATACGGCCTACAACGAAGTGGCATTTGCGGGAAAGTCAAACGTCGGGAAATCATCATTGATCAATGCGCTGATGAACCGGAAGGCGCTGGCGCGTACCTCCGCACAGCCGGGCAAGACGCAGACGATCAATTTCTACAACATCAATGACGCCATGTATCTGGTGGATCTTCCGGGTTATGGCTATGCCAAGGCGTCCGAGGAAGTGAAGGCAAAGTGGGGGAAAATGATCGAGAACTATCTTCACACCTCCAAGCGTCTGAAGGCGGTCTTTCTCCTGATCGATATCCGGCATGATCCGTCTGCCAACGACCGGATGATGTACGAGTGGATGGTGTATCAGGGATTTGCCCCGATCATCATTGCAACGAAGCTGGACAAGATCAAGCGAAGCCAGATTCAGAAAAATGTCAAGGCAATCCGGGAGGGACTCGGCGTGCAGCCGGGAACGATGATCATACCGTTTTCGGCGGAGACCAAGCAGGGTAGAGAGGAGATCTGGGAACTGATCGATTCGCTTGTCCTGCCGCAGGACGAATAG